The following proteins are co-located in the Paludibaculum fermentans genome:
- the tgt gene encoding tRNA guanosine(34) transglycosylase Tgt, giving the protein MKTLHFEKQAVCPETGARAGLLHTAHGTIETPVFMPVGTQGTVKGLTRKHLLEELDAKIILGNTYHLYLRPGHKLIEGFGGLHGFMQWPRAILTDSGGFQVWSLSQLRKLKEEGVLFRSHLNGDQHMFTPESTVDVQLSLGSDIMMMLDECTDYPSSHAEARKSMEMTVRWARRGMRHYRERMESREPRNALFPIVQGSMYADLRRECVAQLGELDAEGYAVGGLSVGEPRELSMEMTEVTVPLLPADKPRYVMGVGAPEELPEYVARGVDMMDCVMPTRNARNGYLFTSEGKVVIKQAQYREDSRPLDENCRCHTCTTYSRAYLRHLFQAGEILFSTLATLHNLTHYLDIMRRMREAILLGTFPEFLKTARRLASSPNSAHTS; this is encoded by the coding sequence TTGAAGACGCTTCACTTTGAAAAACAGGCCGTCTGCCCCGAAACAGGCGCCCGCGCCGGCCTGCTCCATACCGCCCACGGAACCATCGAAACCCCTGTCTTCATGCCGGTCGGCACGCAGGGGACGGTGAAAGGGCTCACGCGCAAACACCTGCTGGAGGAACTGGACGCCAAGATCATCCTCGGCAATACCTACCATCTCTATCTGCGTCCGGGCCATAAGCTGATTGAGGGCTTCGGCGGGCTGCACGGCTTCATGCAATGGCCGCGTGCAATCCTTACCGACTCGGGCGGTTTTCAGGTCTGGTCGCTGAGTCAATTAAGAAAGCTCAAGGAAGAAGGTGTGCTGTTTCGCTCGCACCTGAACGGCGATCAGCACATGTTCACGCCGGAGTCGACGGTGGACGTCCAGCTCTCGCTGGGCAGCGACATCATGATGATGCTGGACGAGTGCACGGACTATCCTTCGTCGCATGCCGAAGCCCGCAAGTCGATGGAAATGACGGTCCGCTGGGCCCGCCGGGGTATGCGCCACTACCGGGAGCGGATGGAGTCCCGCGAGCCGCGCAACGCCCTCTTTCCCATCGTGCAAGGGTCGATGTACGCCGACCTGCGCCGCGAATGCGTCGCCCAACTGGGCGAACTGGACGCCGAAGGCTATGCCGTGGGGGGCTTGAGTGTTGGGGAACCGCGCGAACTGAGCATGGAGATGACGGAGGTTACCGTTCCGCTGTTACCAGCGGACAAACCCCGCTACGTGATGGGCGTAGGGGCTCCGGAGGAGTTGCCGGAGTATGTGGCCCGAGGCGTCGACATGATGGACTGTGTGATGCCGACCCGCAACGCCCGCAACGGTTACCTGTTCACCTCGGAGGGCAAGGTTGTCATCAAACAGGCACAGTATCGTGAAGATTCGAGGCCGCTTGACGAGAATTGCCGGTGCCACACCTGCACTACGTACTCGAGGGCCTATCTGAGGCACCTGTTTCAGGCCGGAGAGATCCTCTTCAGCACCCTGGCCACGCTGCACAACCTGACGCATTACCTTGACATCATGCGCCGGATGCGAGAGGCTATTTTGCTTGGGACATTCCCCGAGTTCTTGAAGACTGCGCGCAGGCTCGCCTCAAGTCCAAACTCAGCCCACACCTCATAG
- the yajC gene encoding preprotein translocase subunit YajC — translation MNFLLLQTPAAASSLLQFVPILLIFGIFYFLLFMPMQRQKKQQQKMLSELKAGDQVVTNGGVVGTIVGINEDDTLVLRVKPDNVKLQFARGSVASLANQEKKS, via the coding sequence ATGAATTTCCTCCTTCTCCAGACGCCCGCAGCGGCTAGCTCGCTGCTGCAATTCGTCCCTATACTCCTGATTTTCGGGATCTTCTACTTCCTACTCTTCATGCCCATGCAGCGGCAGAAGAAGCAGCAACAAAAGATGTTGTCCGAGCTCAAAGCCGGTGACCAGGTGGTCACCAACGGCGGCGTGGTCGGCACCATCGTCGGCATCAACGAAGACGACACCCTGGTGTTGCGCGTGAAGCCGGATAACGTGAAACTGCAATTCGCCAGGGGTTCGGTAGCGAGCCTGGCGAACCAGGAGAAGAAGTCTTAA
- the secD gene encoding protein translocase subunit SecD: MQNLKWKAVLIVAVVLICVYGMIGIPKSKDELIANWHNNIRLGLDLKGGTLLVLQVQVQDAFKAEAIQQIERLKEELGKQSINYGSMDHSEPKTIAEADKIQIDIKGIPSDKTAAFRTLISESMPSWVLTPVNSTDYRVNMKPTEALALTKDTLARSRTTIESRINGLGLAESSVQERGGANADGEILVSLPGLDDPARVKAILQTAAMLELYEVKDGPFPRQQDALAKTGGVLPLNTKLLRSQPRAGDQNNEGWYIVTRTPVITGRDLRDAKPAQDEFGKWETSFVLAQDAKGRFGKFTESNVGQRLAIVLDSQIRSAPVIQSRIEDSGRITGAGSQQDASDLALVLRAGSLPAGVIYLQEQTVGPSLGADSIQQGLISGLVGLIAVIVIMLIYYHMSGVNATIALILNAIILIGALAYLKAVLTLPGIAGVILLIGMAVDSNVLIFERIREEMRTGKAVLAAIDTGFSKAFLTIIDTHVATVVSCAFLFMFGTPAVRGFAVTLVIGLLANVFTSVFVSRALFQMEMAGKGPNATLSIGV, encoded by the coding sequence ATGCAGAATCTCAAGTGGAAAGCCGTCCTGATCGTCGCCGTCGTGCTCATCTGTGTTTACGGCATGATCGGAATCCCCAAGTCGAAGGATGAGCTCATCGCGAATTGGCACAATAACATCCGCCTCGGCCTGGACCTGAAAGGCGGCACGCTCCTGGTGCTGCAGGTGCAGGTGCAGGATGCCTTCAAGGCCGAGGCTATTCAGCAGATTGAACGGCTGAAGGAAGAGCTTGGCAAGCAGAGCATCAACTACGGTTCCATGGATCACAGCGAACCGAAGACGATTGCCGAAGCCGACAAGATCCAGATTGATATCAAGGGCATTCCGTCCGACAAGACGGCCGCCTTCCGCACCCTCATTTCCGAGTCGATGCCCAGTTGGGTGCTGACTCCGGTCAACTCCACGGACTATCGGGTGAACATGAAGCCGACCGAGGCGTTGGCGCTGACGAAGGACACCCTGGCCCGGTCCCGGACCACCATCGAGAGTCGCATCAACGGCCTCGGGTTGGCGGAGAGCAGCGTGCAGGAGCGCGGCGGCGCGAATGCCGACGGCGAAATCCTGGTGTCGCTGCCCGGTCTTGACGATCCGGCCCGCGTGAAGGCAATTCTCCAGACAGCGGCCATGCTCGAGCTTTACGAAGTGAAGGATGGTCCGTTCCCCCGCCAGCAGGATGCGCTCGCCAAGACCGGCGGCGTGCTGCCGTTGAACACGAAGCTGCTGCGCTCGCAGCCGCGGGCTGGCGATCAGAACAACGAAGGCTGGTACATCGTAACCCGCACTCCCGTGATCACGGGCCGCGACCTGCGCGATGCCAAGCCCGCCCAGGATGAGTTCGGCAAGTGGGAGACGTCATTTGTCCTCGCCCAGGATGCCAAGGGCCGTTTCGGCAAGTTCACTGAGTCGAACGTCGGGCAGCGCCTCGCCATTGTGCTCGACAGCCAGATCCGCAGCGCTCCGGTGATCCAGAGCCGCATCGAGGATTCGGGCCGCATCACCGGCGCAGGTTCGCAGCAGGATGCCAGCGATTTGGCCCTCGTGCTGCGTGCCGGTTCGCTGCCGGCTGGTGTCATCTACCTGCAGGAGCAGACGGTCGGACCTTCGCTCGGCGCCGACTCAATCCAGCAGGGCCTGATTTCGGGTCTCGTCGGCCTTATTGCGGTGATCGTCATCATGCTGATCTATTACCACATGAGCGGCGTGAACGCGACGATCGCGCTGATTCTGAATGCGATCATTCTGATCGGCGCCTTGGCCTATCTCAAGGCGGTTCTCACACTGCCCGGCATCGCGGGCGTGATTCTCCTGATCGGCATGGCGGTTGATTCCAACGTGCTGATCTTCGAGCGTATCCGGGAAGAGATGCGCACCGGCAAAGCGGTGCTCGCGGCAATTGATACGGGTTTCAGCAAGGCCTTCCTCACCATCATCGACACGCACGTGGCGACCGTCGTCAGTTGCGCGTTCCTCTTTATGTTCGGTACGCCAGCCGTGCGCGGCTTTGCCGTCACGCTGGTCATTGGTCTTCTGGCCAACGTGTTTACTTCCGTGTTTGTGTCCCGCGCCCTGTTCCAGATGGAGATGGCTGGCAAGGGGCCGAATGCCACGTTGAGCATCGGCGTATAA
- the secF gene encoding protein translocase subunit SecF translates to MELFKNTNIDFLGKKGIFIGASLVLTVVGLASWIGKGGLKYGIDFTGGANITVKFASTPPVDKLRSEISSKIPGEISVQEIPGQNSVIIGTPLKDEIQLNSERSAITETLEASFGKSGGKFDFNNASAQSLADRLRDPMQRAGVALNEEQLQSVAKNVLEFKNTPPRSGIVTNLDQLNGVSGVTPQILGVIKQECFLSPFSIIGAEVVGPKIGAELRSKAVLATLYALGGMLVYLAFRFEFIYGLAAVIAVFHDVIITLGLFSLFNKEISLNVVAALLTLVGYSMNDTIVVFDRIRETLKLSRKELGEEIVNLSINQTLSRTILTSGLTFISAIALLLFGGPVLNGFAFALVAGIIVGTYSSIFIASPILVFWHNYLQKRKKAPVAAQAK, encoded by the coding sequence ATGGAGCTATTTAAGAACACAAACATCGATTTCCTTGGAAAAAAGGGAATCTTCATCGGGGCCTCGCTGGTCCTGACTGTCGTGGGCCTGGCCAGTTGGATTGGCAAAGGTGGGCTCAAGTACGGCATCGACTTCACCGGTGGCGCCAACATCACCGTCAAGTTCGCTTCAACACCCCCTGTCGATAAGCTCCGTTCGGAAATCTCCTCCAAGATCCCGGGCGAAATCTCCGTACAGGAGATTCCTGGGCAGAACTCCGTCATCATCGGGACGCCCCTGAAGGACGAGATTCAACTCAACTCGGAGCGGAGCGCCATCACCGAAACGCTGGAAGCCAGCTTCGGTAAGTCCGGCGGCAAATTCGACTTCAACAACGCCAGCGCGCAATCGCTGGCCGATCGTTTGCGCGACCCCATGCAGAGAGCGGGCGTGGCTCTCAACGAAGAACAGCTGCAGTCCGTTGCGAAGAATGTTCTGGAGTTCAAGAACACTCCGCCCCGTTCAGGAATCGTGACCAATCTCGATCAGCTGAACGGTGTAAGCGGCGTGACACCGCAGATCCTGGGTGTCATCAAGCAGGAGTGCTTCCTCTCCCCCTTCTCCATCATTGGTGCGGAAGTGGTGGGGCCGAAGATCGGTGCGGAACTGCGGAGCAAGGCTGTGCTCGCTACCCTCTACGCACTGGGCGGCATGCTGGTATACTTGGCCTTCCGTTTCGAGTTCATCTACGGTTTGGCGGCCGTGATTGCGGTCTTCCACGACGTGATCATCACGCTGGGCCTGTTCTCGCTCTTTAACAAAGAGATTTCGTTGAACGTTGTCGCCGCCCTCCTTACCCTGGTCGGCTACTCCATGAACGATACGATCGTCGTGTTCGATCGCATCCGCGAGACCTTGAAGCTCTCCCGGAAGGAACTGGGTGAAGAGATCGTGAACCTGAGCATCAACCAGACGCTCAGCCGAACGATCCTGACCTCGGGCCTAACCTTCATATCGGCTATTGCGCTGCTGTTGTTCGGCGGCCCGGTACTGAATGGCTTTGCGTTCGCCCTGGTTGCGGGTATTATCGTTGGTACCTATTCGTCGATCTTCATCGCGAGCCCCATCCTCGTCTTCTGGCACAACTATCTCCAGAAGCGGAAGAAGGCTCCAGTGGCTGCCCAGGCCAAGTAG
- a CDS encoding energy transducer TonB produces MFEQTFVDGTAKTNKGWTVIVSTTLQIALIGGGVILPLLNPEILPKTALSSMLVAPPPPPPPPPPPPPQAAVVKVVKVVPKQFDGSRLMAPKQVPKEIAMIKEDEIPASTSGGVVGGVPGGVPGGAPGGVIGGIISSAAPPPPPPVKEAPKPVTPKRISVGGNVQQAMLVSQPRPTYPPLAKQARISGTVRFTAVIGRDGTIQNLTLVSGHPLLVQSATEAVKQWRYKPTLLNGEPVEVVTQIDVNFTLNQ; encoded by the coding sequence ATGTTCGAACAGACCTTCGTGGATGGAACGGCTAAAACCAACAAAGGTTGGACGGTCATCGTATCCACAACGTTGCAGATCGCATTGATCGGGGGAGGAGTCATCCTGCCGCTGCTCAATCCGGAAATTCTCCCCAAGACCGCTTTGAGTTCCATGCTGGTGGCGCCGCCTCCTCCGCCTCCTCCTCCTCCCCCTCCTCCTCCCCAGGCAGCTGTGGTGAAGGTTGTGAAGGTGGTTCCGAAGCAGTTCGACGGTTCCCGCCTGATGGCTCCAAAGCAGGTACCTAAGGAAATCGCCATGATCAAGGAAGACGAAATTCCTGCCAGCACCTCCGGTGGCGTGGTGGGTGGTGTTCCTGGTGGCGTCCCGGGCGGAGCCCCGGGTGGTGTAATTGGCGGCATTATCAGCAGCGCCGCTCCTCCTCCTCCTCCTCCAGTCAAGGAGGCTCCCAAGCCCGTTACCCCCAAGCGCATTTCGGTGGGCGGCAACGTGCAACAGGCCATGCTCGTCAGCCAGCCTCGGCCCACTTATCCTCCCTTGGCCAAGCAGGCGCGCATCTCCGGAACAGTCCGCTTCACCGCTGTCATCGGCCGCGACGGTACGATCCAGAACCTAACCCTGGTATCAGGCCATCCGCTGTTGGTGCAGTCGGCGACCGAAGCCGTGAAGCAGTGGCGCTACAAGCCCACGCTGCTGAACGGCGAACCGGTGGAAGTTGTGACTCAGATTGACGTCAACTTCACGTTGAACCAGTAG
- a CDS encoding MotA/TolQ/ExbB proton channel family protein — translation MILQFQVWSFLLLQEAAVNFDLRSMWSQMGWLAKVVVIVLFIMSAWSIGVMIDRLIVFNAARKQSRLFAPAVAGALREGKLDEAIKIADRYKKSHLAKVVVAGLQEFRAHQMSTEIPGEEMEASKRALERAEAIVHSEMERGISGLATIGSTGPFVGLFGTVVGIINAFKGISSEKSTGLGAVAGGISEALVTTAIGLFVAIPAVWMFNYFNNRVKAFDVEMGNSSSELIDYFLKKSQKAATK, via the coding sequence ATGATTCTTCAGTTCCAAGTATGGTCGTTCCTGTTGCTCCAGGAGGCGGCCGTCAATTTTGACCTCCGGTCGATGTGGTCTCAGATGGGATGGCTGGCCAAAGTCGTCGTCATCGTTCTGTTCATCATGTCCGCCTGGTCAATCGGCGTGATGATCGATCGCCTGATCGTTTTTAATGCCGCTCGCAAGCAGAGCCGTCTGTTTGCCCCGGCCGTTGCTGGCGCCCTCCGCGAAGGCAAGCTCGATGAAGCCATCAAGATTGCTGATCGCTACAAGAAGTCGCACCTCGCCAAGGTCGTCGTGGCTGGTCTTCAGGAATTTCGCGCTCACCAGATGAGCACCGAAATCCCCGGCGAAGAGATGGAAGCCTCCAAGCGCGCCCTCGAGCGTGCCGAAGCGATCGTGCACTCCGAGATGGAGCGCGGCATCAGCGGTCTGGCCACCATCGGTTCCACCGGCCCCTTCGTGGGTCTGTTCGGCACGGTCGTCGGTATCATCAACGCGTTCAAGGGCATTTCGTCTGAAAAGTCCACCGGTCTCGGCGCTGTGGCCGGCGGTATTTCGGAAGCCCTGGTCACCACCGCTATCGGTCTCTTCGTGGCTATCCCCGCGGTGTGGATGTTCAACTACTTCAACAACCGCGTGAAGGCGTTCGACGTGGAGATGGGCAACTCCAGCTCCGAACTGATCGACTACTTCCTGAAGAAGTCGCAGAAGGCTGCGACCAAGTAA
- a CDS encoding biopolymer transporter ExbD, with protein MSDKKKKQAAGATIADINVTPMVDVMLVLLIIFMVITPMLSKGVSVDLAKTMNPIAMQNADKEDAVLVAVTRDGRAWLGSSQVNPADLPGKVKDLLSTRLDKTCYVKADSRARYEKVVDVVDNLRAAGVDNIGLLTDLDAKARKAGAGEPAAAEAK; from the coding sequence ATGTCAGACAAGAAGAAGAAACAGGCGGCGGGCGCTACCATCGCAGACATCAACGTCACCCCGATGGTCGACGTGATGCTCGTGCTGCTCATCATCTTCATGGTCATCACGCCGATGCTCTCCAAGGGCGTCAGCGTGGACCTTGCCAAGACGATGAACCCGATTGCGATGCAGAACGCCGATAAGGAAGACGCTGTCTTGGTGGCCGTGACTCGCGATGGCCGGGCTTGGCTCGGATCCAGCCAAGTCAATCCGGCCGACCTTCCTGGAAAAGTGAAAGACCTCCTCTCCACCCGCCTCGATAAGACCTGCTACGTGAAAGCCGATTCACGTGCTCGCTACGAGAAGGTTGTGGATGTCGTCGATAACCTGCGCGCGGCAGGCGTCGACAACATCGGTCTGCTCACCGACCTGGATGCCAAGGCCAGGAAAGCTGGCGCTGGCGAGCCGGCTGCCGCTGAAGCAAAGTAA
- a CDS encoding ExbD/TolR family protein: MGMAVGGDGGGPKSEINMTPLIDVLLVLLIIFMVITPLTPKGLEATIPQPPPPNSPPPPVDRTVVIIINKDRSMMLNTEPISEERLAERLLDVFKTRAERICFVKADPDLEFQYVAKAIDIAKGAQMDKVGLMTAKMEAGE; encoded by the coding sequence ATGGGCATGGCAGTTGGCGGAGACGGCGGCGGACCGAAGTCAGAAATCAACATGACTCCGCTGATCGACGTTCTCCTCGTTCTTCTCATTATTTTCATGGTCATCACGCCTCTTACCCCCAAAGGTCTCGAGGCCACGATCCCGCAGCCGCCGCCGCCGAACTCACCTCCTCCTCCGGTGGATCGTACCGTGGTCATCATCATCAACAAAGATCGCTCGATGATGCTGAATACGGAGCCGATCTCCGAAGAACGACTGGCGGAACGTCTGCTTGACGTATTCAAAACGCGCGCTGAACGCATCTGCTTCGTCAAGGCGGACCCCGATCTTGAGTTCCAGTACGTTGCCAAGGCGATTGATATCGCCAAGGGCGCGCAAATGGACAAGGTCGGCCTAATGACCGCCAAGATGGAGGCCGGCGAATAG
- a CDS encoding RelA/SpoT family protein, with translation MPGVTPALEAAYNNVEATVRARRPNDDLGPLRRAFEFACEKHAPQKRDSGEPYMFHPVAVAQILADMQMDLVCLETGLLHDTLEDTQTTSEEIRKAFGEDVARCVNGVTKLSKINLHNREVRQAESVRKMLLAMVEDIRVIIVKLADRMHNLRTLDSISRDRQERIAAETIELYAPIAHRLGMGKLRAELEDLGFRYLDPEAYREVREAIETRRLANEEVLDEIRTTIQNKLGEEAIPVRVQGRVKRPWSVYQKLRKQRIPIDQVYDLLGIRIITDSVKNCYAALGVIHNEWHPIPGRIKDFIAIPRPNLYQSLHTSVMGPNGVVFEVQIRTEEMHRLAEEGIAAHWKYKEGKKGPGDDDQRIAWLRQLVEWQREMGDPSDFMSNLKVDLYPEEVYCFTPKGRVVVLPRDATSVDFAYAIHTDVGHTCIGAKVNGRMVPLKHSLRNGDVVEVLTQNGGQPSRDWLTFVKTARARNKIRHVINATEREKAVELGQKLLEREARRLGVAMSRITRAQMESVAGDYGYSKIEDLQAALGWGKFSARQVLAKLAPDVVEPETPVSPSPLPTPSQDKDKSGAAKDYVIQVKGIDDLLTYRAKCCNPIRGEPIVGYITRGKGVAVHSKNCPNVQNLMYEAERRIEVEWARGAGESFHVRLVVHTDDRAGMLNQLTQILFDEDVNIRSVEAHADEKQFDSAIVEMTVEVRDKKQLERIVSAMRRVSGVRDIERVH, from the coding sequence TTGCCTGGAGTTACGCCGGCCCTCGAGGCCGCTTACAACAACGTCGAGGCGACCGTTCGCGCCCGCCGCCCCAACGACGACCTCGGTCCGCTGCGCCGTGCCTTCGAGTTCGCATGCGAGAAGCATGCCCCTCAGAAGCGCGACTCCGGTGAGCCGTACATGTTCCACCCTGTCGCCGTCGCCCAGATCCTCGCAGACATGCAGATGGATCTCGTGTGCCTCGAAACAGGGCTCCTGCACGACACGCTGGAAGATACGCAGACCACCTCCGAGGAAATCCGCAAAGCCTTTGGCGAGGACGTCGCCCGCTGCGTCAACGGCGTCACGAAGCTCAGCAAGATCAACCTTCACAATCGCGAAGTCCGCCAGGCCGAGAGCGTCCGCAAGATGCTGCTCGCCATGGTGGAGGACATCCGCGTCATCATTGTGAAGCTGGCTGACCGCATGCACAACCTGCGCACGCTGGACTCCATCTCCCGCGACCGCCAGGAACGCATCGCCGCTGAAACGATCGAACTCTACGCCCCCATCGCCCACCGCCTGGGCATGGGCAAACTGCGCGCCGAGCTCGAGGATCTCGGTTTCCGCTATCTGGACCCGGAAGCCTACCGGGAAGTTCGCGAAGCCATTGAAACTCGCCGCCTAGCCAACGAGGAAGTCCTCGACGAGATCCGCACCACCATTCAGAACAAGCTCGGCGAAGAGGCGATCCCCGTCCGCGTCCAGGGGCGTGTGAAACGGCCCTGGTCGGTCTACCAGAAGCTCCGCAAGCAGCGCATTCCCATCGACCAGGTGTACGACCTCCTTGGTATCCGCATCATCACGGACTCCGTGAAGAACTGCTATGCCGCCCTCGGTGTCATCCACAACGAGTGGCATCCCATCCCCGGCCGCATCAAAGACTTCATCGCGATTCCCCGTCCGAACCTCTACCAATCCCTTCACACGTCGGTCATGGGCCCCAACGGTGTCGTTTTTGAGGTCCAGATCCGCACGGAGGAGATGCACCGTCTCGCCGAAGAGGGCATCGCCGCGCACTGGAAGTACAAGGAAGGCAAGAAAGGCCCGGGCGACGACGATCAACGCATCGCCTGGCTGCGCCAACTTGTCGAGTGGCAGCGCGAAATGGGCGACCCTTCCGATTTCATGTCCAACCTCAAGGTGGACTTATATCCGGAAGAGGTCTACTGCTTCACCCCCAAGGGCCGTGTCGTTGTCCTGCCGCGTGACGCCACATCCGTCGACTTCGCCTACGCCATTCACACCGATGTCGGCCACACCTGCATCGGCGCCAAGGTGAACGGCCGCATGGTGCCCCTCAAGCACTCCCTGCGCAACGGTGACGTCGTCGAAGTCCTCACCCAGAACGGCGGCCAGCCCAGCCGCGACTGGCTCACCTTCGTCAAGACAGCCCGCGCCCGCAACAAGATCCGTCATGTCATCAATGCGACGGAACGCGAAAAGGCCGTCGAACTCGGCCAGAAGCTGCTGGAACGCGAGGCCCGCCGCCTCGGTGTGGCCATGAGCCGCATCACCCGGGCGCAGATGGAATCCGTCGCCGGCGACTACGGCTACAGCAAGATCGAGGATCTTCAGGCCGCCCTCGGCTGGGGCAAGTTCTCCGCACGCCAGGTGCTGGCCAAACTCGCGCCGGATGTGGTGGAGCCGGAAACACCCGTCTCGCCCTCACCGCTGCCCACCCCTTCACAGGACAAGGATAAGTCCGGCGCGGCCAAGGACTACGTCATCCAGGTGAAGGGCATCGACGACCTGCTCACCTATCGCGCCAAGTGCTGCAACCCCATTCGAGGCGAACCCATCGTCGGCTACATCACCCGCGGCAAAGGCGTCGCCGTCCACTCCAAGAACTGCCCGAACGTCCAGAACCTGATGTATGAGGCCGAGCGCCGCATCGAGGTCGAATGGGCGCGCGGCGCGGGCGAGTCGTTCCATGTCCGCCTGGTGGTCCATACAGACGATCGCGCCGGCATGCTCAACCAACTCACCCAGATCCTGTTCGACGAGGATGTGAACATCCGCAGCGTCGAAGCACACGCCGACGAGAAGCAGTTCGATTCGGCCATCGTCGAGATGACGGTGGAAGTGCGCGACAAGAAACAACTGGAGCGCATCGTGTCCGCCATGCGCCGTGTCTCCGGCGTCCGCGATATCGAACGCGTTCATTAG
- a CDS encoding gamma-butyrobetaine hydroxylase-like domain-containing protein: MTISTDPLHLAVSKSKGIKIDWSDGHKSDFSCELLRDECPCATCTGAHGTEPQRTDYSKPAPAANPFQMYKPKIRMNNIEEVGTYAVRIDWNDGHNAGIYSYEHLRRICPCAECMKLRQEGRL, encoded by the coding sequence ATGACCATTTCCACGGATCCGCTGCACCTCGCCGTCTCTAAATCCAAAGGCATCAAGATCGACTGGTCCGACGGCCACAAGAGCGATTTCTCCTGCGAACTCCTGCGTGACGAATGCCCCTGCGCCACCTGCACCGGAGCCCATGGCACCGAGCCGCAGCGCACCGATTACTCCAAGCCCGCCCCCGCCGCCAACCCCTTCCAGATGTACAAGCCGAAGATCCGCATGAACAACATCGAAGAGGTCGGCACCTACGCCGTGAGAATTGACTGGAACGATGGACACAACGCCGGGATATACTCCTACGAGCACCTGCGCCGCATCTGTCCATGCGCCGAGTGCATGAAGTTACGACAGGAAGGCCGACTATGA